TTTTTTGAAGGAGGAGTAGCCCTGCTACGTGCTGCTGCGAAGAACCATGCTCGTGTGACAATCGTGTGTGACCCTGCAGATTATACCTCTGTGGCTGAAGAGATGAAGGCATCGAGTAGTCAAGACACCTCCTTGGAAACCAGATGTCAGCTGGCCCTGAAGGTCCGTCCTCTTCTTTAGAACAAAATTGTGCTCCCTTTGGAGAGCGTGTCCTAGAAACCAAACGGTCTTGCCTGTTTTGTCCTCAGGCTTTCACTCACACTGCTCAGTATGATGGCGCGATCTCCGATTACTTCAGGAAGGAGTATAGCAAGGGGGTAGCCCAGCTTCCGCTGCGTTATGGCAtgaacccccaccagacccctGCGCAGCTCTATACACTGAGGCCTAAGCTTCCTCTGACTGGTAAGACAGCAGGATTGCCTGAGCTACTGCAGCAGAGTCCACCCTGTGGCCCTCCAGGGTGACTGCTGGGAAAATGCATATTTGATTCTGAATTCGGGAATGCCTCCCTGAGCCGTGCTCTGTGACTTTAAAAGGGAAGGGTTTGGATCAGCCCTTCTTCTGCCAAGAGGGGGCGCCACCTCCCAGCACACCCTATGCAGCCCCAGGACAAGTTGTGCAACAGTATGAGGCTGGAATGTGCTGTGCAGCTGTTATCCCTTGGTCAGTAGCTCCCCCAGCCTGCTGTATTGCGGGGGAGTAGGCCGAACGCAGTTCTGGTTGCTTGCTCCCCTGCAAGGCTATAGGAAGCCCAGGGAGAGTAAGATTGGTGCTTGATTAGTCTTGCCTGATCCTAGGGCAATATATGTATTTCCCTAGGGTCAGGCAGAACCAGTCAAGTGCCTAACTTGTTCTTTAGAATTTTTTGTTCCTTTACTTTCCTAACTAAGGGTTTCTGTTTTATGCTTTTCCAGCTAGTTTCCTGCAGCAGTTTCCTTTCCCTATCCCCATGATAGTGGAACATACATAACACAATTAGGAACAAAATAAATCCAGCAATGGATTGCTAGGCCTGTTACTAGGTGGAGATGGCAAAATTGTTAATGCTGCAACAAAGGCAAAAGTGTttgataaatatttctgttctgttttttttaaaagaagcaggatgatgtgCTGGTATCCTATGAGGATGACAAAGTACTTTCCAGCCTGGCACCTCGGTTCTAGAAAGATTTGTTTCCCTTACAGTAGCAGGCTTGTTTTGTGGCATGATGTTTGCCTGGGATTGAAGTGTCTTGCAGTTGCTTAGTTCGAATGCCACACAGCAAAAGTCTCTAGTAAAGAGTTGGTTGTTGAGTAGGAAGCACTTTGCAATTAAACGAATGAACAGAGTGAGAGACAGTAGCTGTCATGAGGAAAATCGGTATCTACAGTCTATTTCTGCGAGATTTACTGTAATTTCATATTAAAGGGTAgatccttaactggtgtaaatctaTGCAGTTCCTTTTAAGCCAGTGTATAAGGACTGAGTTGCAACAGCTTATTTTGTCCTAATTTATTACTAAAATCCAGGAAGAAAAATCTTTTACTGTTTCTTAAAACGTTCTCCTTCATCTTCTTCTCCTTATTTAGCATCCTTTCGACATCTGTGGCTCTAAAATTTCACCAATCGGTTACTTTCACTTGTTTTTCTAGCTGATACTTTAATATAGACAGGGCTTCTGTTTCATGCTTCTCCAGATAgttttctgctgttttcccttttcTTATCCTCATGATATCAAAATGACTCTCAAATATGGTGGGGATAGCTCCTTTTTCTGGTCTCATAATAGTGTTTGCCATGTCACTGTTCAGAAGTTCTGGCTTTCATGCCTCACATGTAGGCAGTATGCTAGTAAGAAATGGTCTAAATGATTCAGATTTCCTTGTAGTTTTAATTAAAGAACCTCATAAGAGACTCAGACAGGAGTTGGAAGCTGATTTGTTAGCAAGTCTACATTGCATGTCAGCAGAACGATATTGGTTTCAGGTGTCCCAGTCTCCTTCAGGAATACAAGAACAATTCCCCCCCCCTcgtcatctccccccaccccccccccaccccccgtccagTGTCCAGACACACAAATGCAGGTGGTTCTCTGTGTTTATAGTTCTGTGTGTGCAGATGCCATGGTAGTATTAAAATACGTAGGgattatttcacatttggggtGCTGTGAGAGATTGTGCTCTTCTTCTGGTTTAGCATTTCTGATTAAAGGTCcggattaagtgctttgctgaaaagCATTTGCTTAACTTCATCCCTGTGTgtagtcctgctgaagtcaattggacagcacatgtgtttaaagttaggcacgtggttaagtatcttgctgaatcagggccatatccacttagtttaaaaaaaaaaaaaaacaccttgggTTTCTGAGAAGACTCACCACAGAGAGAGCAAAACTGTACATATTTGAATAAAGTATTCCCATGTTCTTTAACTACTTCTATTACAATGTCCTCTTTAGAGATTAGGGCTCCACACTGCTAGACTGTATATAGACAGGAAGAGACAGTTTGTGCCCAAAGTAGACACGGGAGACTAATGGGTGGGAGAAGAAAGtgctattattcctattttacaggtggggaaactgaggcacagggctaCTCAGTTCCTAAATGCCTGAAGATctggctcctaactcccattggaatgggagtttgaaatcagtgggagttggatgccGAAGTGCCtttgaggatcagggcctaagtggcttgtccaaagtcacacaggtagcctgtggcagagacagaaacTGCACCTGGTTTTCCCGAGTCACAGTGCAGTGAGTAAACTGCAAGACTGTCCTTCCTCTGTGGGTGTCCTGTAGAATCTTGGCCTTGTGTTTGGGCTCCACTCTGTGCACTCCATGCTATACAATGTCCAAAGCAGCTGGGCAGAAAACAGCTCATTCTTTCCCTACGTGCTCGGtgtgtttaaaagaaaacagcttgtataatttttggttCTAAGCAGTAgcagtttaaatttaaaataacttaTACTCAGTGTTCAGGCTCCTTAGAGAGAGGGGCCTTCGCCCTTTAATGTGCATTTATGATCTGTGTGCAGTTCTCAATGGATCCCCTGGGTTCATCAACCTGTGCGACGCTCTGAATGCCTGGCAGCTGGTGAAAGAACTCAAGCAGGCTTTAGATATTCCTGCAGCAGCCTCGTTCAAACACGTCAGTCCTGCAGGTAAGAGGGGGATCTTATTGATATTCGTCTTATGGAAGAAATACCGGCACTCTGTTCTTTGAATGCCACTGCAGTGTCCGTCCTCTTGCCTCTTAAAATGCCCCAGCAGCTTTGCTGATATGAAGGAGTTGGACCAGAATATAGTTCTCATTTTCTTCTTCCACCGTCTTTGCTCATTTTATCCACCAGGTGCTGCTGTTGGACTGCCACTCACGGTGGAAGAAGCTCAGGCCTGCATGGTGCATGATTTACACGCCACCCTGACGCCTTTGGCAACTGCATATGCACGAGCAAGAGGTGGGATGGCAAGTGAGAAAATAATCTGTGCAAAGAACTGAGAAGACCAATAGTACTTGTTCCTGAGCAACGTGCTGTGTTGTTCACAGGTTCTTCTCTTTGCAAGTTTATGGTGATATTTAGAAGATCCGAATAGctcttgtgtttttgttttttctccagaAGTGTCTAAATAACTCTGTTGATTAATGCGCAATCCATTCTCCTCTTGAGGGACCTAGATTCAAATCAGGATTGGCTCTCAGTCAAAGTGAGTTTAGCTAGTTCAACCAACTCCTGCTTGTTTTCACTTCAGAAATCTCTTTCCTGCTTTTGCTGGCAAAATCTGGACAACCAGAGAACTGGATTGGAAGCTCTCAGCCCTCAACTGTGGGTGGGGTACTGTTGAATCGTTCACAAATAAATCTTTTCTCCCAACCGTTCGTTTATATTTAAGTTTAAAGTATTGacagaaacaaaaaaaggaaggctaaaaaaaatgtttgccccTTCTCAGTGGCTCAGATTTTACTCTTGATATTTTGATGTCATTCTGCTCATTCTCCCGTTGTCTATCATGTTCCAGGAAAAGCAGGTAGATAAAATCTCAGTTTCAAAAGGGAATAATTGACACACACCCAGTTTTGCTCCACCAATTTGTAGGTCACCTCTGATGGCCATTGTTCATGTAAAAGCACTACTACTCGATTGGCATTCTCTGTCACAATTCGAATGGCTAGGTTGTTGCGGGGTAACACTGAAGACCATTGACCTGACTGAATAGGAAACCTCCACAGTGTCATCTGCTGCGATTTGTCTCTGGTTTTAAATGAGCACCAATTCATTAAATATGAAATACAAAATGGCTATGATGTACATTTCTGACTCTGGTTTTGCTTAGAAAAGTCAGTATTATATAAAACGTTCATTACAGAAGCTTTGTAAGTGAGAATGTGGAGAAGGAAAATAGGTACCTTCAGAAATATTTTAAGATGGGTTTTGTGGCAGGGAGGCtgccttagatttttttttttccttccttgtgATTCTTAAGTGTCCCTTTCTTCTGCTTTGTGATGAAATTAGCAAACTCTGAGGAAAGAAACTGAGTCATGAATGGTTTGGTGGGGTGTAGGTGTGGGTTTGCTTATGTGCTGCGGTTGAATCactttttaaacattattttgcAGGTGCTGATCGGATGTCTTCATTTGGTGACTTCATCGCTCTCTCTGATATCTGTGACGTCCCGACTGCTAAAATCATTTCCAGAGAGGTTAGTAAAAGAACAGCAAGTTATTCTGCAGAGGTGAAGAGCTCTTGGTGAACTCATTGGTTGTAATGGCAATTCcattcatactttttttttttttaattggtccATTTTTGTTTCTGTCCATTTTATTCATTTGTATTTATTGGTCCATTCCAATCATTTAATATCCAGGGTGCAGAATTTAAACCAGTCTTGATTATTTTTTCAAGCTGTGACTCATAAgtggcagcaaatgtgaaaactGAACAATCAAACCACTAACTTCCAAGATGGATCATAACCTTCATTGGCCACTTAAGCAAGTCTCTAAACCCCTGATTGTATTGTAGTAATAGGTGATTCAGCAGCTCTGGTGGAACAGTAGGGAATTCCTAGTAGTCCCTACAAGTGCCTgcctacttcttcctggggaaaaaGGAGTGCATTTGTAGATTGCTGCCTACCCAGTAGACTGAGCCTACGAACCTATAGCACTCCTAATTCTGCTGGGTTCCCCTTTGCCCGTGTAACTGAGCATATCGCCTAAGTCACTAGAATAGATGACAATCCTGAATGCAAAATTAAATCAGACAACATTAATACTTAACCATACAGTGTTCATGTTTGTTGTAGGCTGAGCTTCATATCACTGAGCGCTATTTAAGAAGGGAAGAAAGCAGCGTATGAATGAAAAGGAAACGTATCACTTTATGGCCCTAAAATAAACCACTTCTGTCAGTTTTTAATTCTGTTTGGGCCTATGCGGTTCCATTCTGTCACTATTTGTGTCCTCAAAGTATCCAAGAGTTTGAAATAATGAATGGGTTTGAAAGAGGAGTTTCTTTGTCTGTCTCTGACCAGTCAGAGCTTGGGTCCAAAAGGTGCTGCTCCATATACGCATACCACTTCTGTTGTGTAGGCAAGTGTTAGTTGTTTTTAGAAAAGAAAACCTGCCATCATCAAAAAAGCGTCTCTTCTGAACCCAGTTAGACAAATACATTCACAAAGGTACCAGGACTTTTATTGATCACCCTGAATTTCAGAGATGCTCAAAGTAAAGAGAACGTAATACAAACCTGCCTTCTATATAGTAGGTAATGTATTTCCAGTATGCCATTACAAGAAACCTGTCTCGAATAGATACAGGAATGAATTCACCCATAGGAAATGTGTAGGAGgtgtgtttccattgacttcactgcgGAAAAACACATGCTCCTGTAGGCATTGTGGCACCCATCCATATGGTTGAAACCTGCAAACACATAGCATGTGAGTATCCTGTTGTCCTTAAATGGATTATGCTCATTTGTAATGCTACTTGCACTTGTGCGTGTTTGCAGGGTGGAGCCCTCATCCAAATTCTATTGAAGTCCATAGTCTCTTGTTGGCTTCAGACCAGGCCTCTAATACGTTTCTAATGACAGTATCTAAAATGGCATATTAGTGTTGTTCTTTCCCCTCAGGGGCTaatgctgtgtgtatgtgtgtgttgcaggTGTCTGATGGTATAGTGGCCCCAGGCTATGAGGAGGAAGCTCTCAAAATCCTCTccagaaagaaaaatgggagTTACTGTATCCTCCAGGTGGGTGTGCTACATGTTTCATGTTATTTGTGGTCTAAGTGTAGACTTCTCTGCCCACCCAAAGCTCCATCTTCATTATAAGCTGCTTTTCTGTGGCCTTCTCTCCATACTACTTGGAAATATTGTTTCTACCAATCAGAGTTCACAGCGCTAGAACTACACACACAtaaggcctgagccaaagcccattgaagagcATGTGAACGTTCCCATTCAGCTAATTGGGCTTTGATTCAGTTTGGGATTAGATTTCTAAAGGATCTAGAATTTCACAGAGTGGCATGTCCATGAAGATACAGTAAAGGCTTATATTAAACAGGTCATTTTTCATAATGTCTTcattgattttgttgttgttgttgtaatgaTACACACATTAGCAACAGTACTTTACAGAAATACAATTTCTGGACTGCTCTCCCCTTCGCTCCAACCTCCCTATCTGTTCCTAACATTTATAGATACCTCCCCTGCCATCTATGAAATTCTCCAGCTTTGTCATTAATCTTATAATTGAGACACCCATTTGGAGCAATTTGTTACATCAGCGCGCACAgccttttaaaacaacaaaacagatTCTGTATGATCTCAGGATCAATCTGTGGGTACAACCAAAGACAACAGcaagctctttttttaaaaaacaccatattTGAATCGCATGTGATGAAGAATAATCACGTTGCAGCACAGTTTAGACGCCGTGGTAATGCATGATTCCATATTATGTTGATAGCAGTACTTGTCAAATATTTAACAAGACACTGCCAGATCATTCAAATTACCATCCCCATGCCCCCTGCTCACAAGTGCTGAGGAGTGTACACATGACTTTAAATTCTTCTGGTTTCATTGTAGATTCCATAGGAGATTTTATACTATAGCCAAAGGATCCATGTAGCTCTTATCCCAGTCCCTCTCTGAGAGGCTGACGCACACAGGAAAGACAAGAACTTAAGTAGCAGCACATAAAAAAATTCCAACTTTAGATGAGGGGCGGATTCAAGCATTACTGTCAGAGGAGCTCTAGAAGGTGGCTCAGGTGCTTCAGGCAAGCAGGAAAGAAATTACAGGCAGTCTTGAAGGCTGATTCCTCCCAAGTTACATCAGTTTTGCAAGGATGCAGTAGTAACCAGTAAATCTTTAATGCTTGAGAGAGACTATCACTGCTTGTCAACAGATTCCCTATAAAGGGACCTTATGCTTGGTGTTTGGCTTAATGTGAGAGTGAAGAGACAGCACACATTCCCCAAGTCCTGCTTCTGCTCCGCCATCTATGCCCCCTGTAAAGGTGGGGGAAGTCTGCAAAGATGGTTGCCCTCTTCCACTGCCACTTGGGAGGGGGCAGTTCTGTGCAGGGAAGGTCTTTTCTGCTTGTGGATCTTTGTGGGTCATAGTCTGGCCCTATGTGTCTAAACATCAAGTGTGCACACTCCTATCACATATGTTCTCCCTTAAAATGACACTTTGTTTTGGTGCTGAGAAGTTGGTGCTCCAGTTTGCTGGTACTACCTCTGTTTTGGCATcccagccccattccactcatCTGTTTTGGATTATGTAAAAGatttacattgttttttaaggTAAACTGTTGCTGGAAGTCAGATTTGAAAGGGTCATTGCTGGACGTTGGATCCGAAGGGTTCAAAGAGCGTGAAGCACTACTTTCTATTTGTCTGCTTTTAGATGGAGCTTGATTACGAGCCAGATGAAAACGAGATTCGAACCCTTTTTGGGTTGCATCTCACGCAGAAGAGGAACAACGGCGTTATTGACCGGTCCCTGTTCAAGAACATTGTtagcaaaaacaaaaatgtaagtGTAAGAGAATTGGTGAGAAATGAGAGGACTGTTTGAGTGAATTGGTGGGCTCCAATCAGGAAAGGAAGTGAAATTCTATCATAAGAGACCCTAAAATGTTCAGGCAGACTTGTGTTTTCAGCAAAATGATGCACTGGGCCAAATCTACTCATGCAAGTAGAGCCATTGCCTTCGTTTTAGCTACTTGCCTGAGTAAGATGAGAAGGATCTAGCTCTATTGCTGATTATCAAGATTATAAATAGGACGTTCCTCTTTTAATTTCCACAGTTCTACACCAATATGGTAAGAAACCATTGTGGTCTTATTCGGAGTCACTGTTTAATAGTCTCATTTGTTTGCATTGTGTTGTATAAATTCCTAGATCTGTCTGTTCCATCCACAGATGGTTTACACATCACCAGTGGGCAGTTAGTTACATGTGTTTTACATTTGTCCTAATTTTTCACTGAAGTAGCAGACCTATATGAATGTAGAAATAGACAAATATATCATGGGGAGCTGAGAAACGTCATAAACGGGGAAACAGTTTAACAAATTAGTAGCAGAATGAGTGTAAAATAAAATTGTCAACAGCAtttcaaatagggtgaccagacagcaagtgaaaaattgggatgaggggtggggaggtaatGGGAGCCTGTGtaaggaaaagacccaaaaatcgggactgtccctataaaatcaggacatctggtcagcctGATTTCAAACTATGGCCTTGATCTGGCAAATATGTTGGCACAAGCTTAGCTTTGTACATGTGAGTAGCGAATTCAACTGGACTGTTTACCagtgtaaagttaagcaagtgcgtGAATGTTTTCAGAATTAGGGCCAGTCTTTGACTGTCAGTCACTTAGCTGTCAAGACCTGAGTTTAGGGTTGGTTTGGGCTACAAGAACTGATGACATTAGTAGATAATCAGATTGTTGGTCATTTTTAGTCATTTTGTTCTGGTATTATATAGCACATGCAGTGGTTTTTGGTTTGCAGATTTATAGCCCATTGCAGAACATTTTAAATCTCAGTTATTGAAGTGATACATTCATTATCGCTTTCTGTTGTTTCAGCTGCCCGAGTCTGCTATCCAAAATTTGACTGTGGCCACCATCGCTGTCAAGTACACCCAGTCCAATTCAGTTTGCTATGCTAAGAATGGGCAGGTAACCAAACAGGGCTGCTTATGGGGGAGTATACTAGTATCAGCCAAACTGGCCTATAGTACGTTTTGTCAGGCACCAGCTTTAAAATCATTTAGTGTACTGGAAGCTATTAAACAAGTATAGGCAAGCTGGCttagcccaggtctacactagcggggtgtgtgtgcgggggttcaacctaagatacgcaacttcagctacgcgaatagcatagctgaagtcggcgtatcttaggtcgacttacctggccgtgaggatggcagcgagtcgactgctgccgcttccccgtcgactctgcttccgcctctcgcgagCTGGAGTTCTGGAATCGACGGGGAgcgcgatcggggatcgattttatcatgtctacactagacgcgataaatcaacccccgatagattgatcactacccgccgatccggcgggtattgaagacctgcccttagacACTGTTACGTGGAATAGTAGTTCAAGTTCTGTAGCTCTCAAGTGGCCGCCTGTGAAAGCAAAATCATGGCATCTTTTCACAACCAGGGAATGGATGGTGATTTAGAGACTAAGGGATCAAGCTTGCAAAGAATTAAACACTTGAATAATTTTGTTTGTGTtgttaaatgtttgcaggatcagggcctgaatcattcttttttttttcgaAATCTTCTGTCCAGGTTTTTATCAGGGGTCTTTTTGTTGGTGGGCATTCATTTGATAAAGGCCTTTTAAAGCATTAGCATGTGAGAATGGGTTTCACACCTGGTGTCTGACTGTTTAATTTAAAGGCAACCCACAAAGGATATATTTTAATTGCCTTATTTTGCTGCTTTGTGATGTATAAAGAAGGGCTTTTTGCAAGTAGATGAGGTTTTTATTCTGTTTGTCTTTTAACTGTGGAGTATCAGGAATGTCAAGTATTCCTTGATTTTGATGGAAGACTTACCTTGGGGGGTGGGCTTTCATGTGTGTTGTCAAAAGTTACACCATAAATGAACAGATGGGGTGTGAATTTTTAACAGAAACATTTGTtcccaggtttcagagtggtagccatgttagtctgtattagcaaaaacaatgaggagtccatgtggcaccttagagactaacaaatttatttgggcataagctttcagagTGGGTTTTAGgccacgaaagctgatgcccaaataaatttgttagtctctaagatgccacaagtactcctcgttctatTTGCTCCCTGGTGTTCTTTAGGCATTGTATTTAAATGTTACCAAAGGCTTTTAAACAGACTGACTGAAATTCATTTCCCCTCTCAATTGCTTGCTGTTGTGATGTCATCGTTCCACTAACCCTGTGAGACAAAACCAGAATTTCTCacattctctcccccacccccaacatatacacctctaccccgatataaataacgcgacccaatataacgcGGCAAAGCAGCGCTTCgcgggggtggggcacagggctgCGCActtcggtggatcaaagcaagtaatgcggtaagatttttttggctcctgaggacagcattctatctgggtagaggtgtagaAGCAAAATCAGGCACAATCCCAATTTATTTCCTTTGCATGTCACCTTTAAAGATACCTTGTTTAATCCATCCTCATTGTTATTCATCTGAATGCACCAGATTGTCATTGTCTAGAGTTAAAATGCACTCCTGCGTTACTTCACTGTATTTTCTGGTGTCATGTGCTACATAGCTCTGACAAGGCATTTGGCTGGAAAGTTGGCATTTTCTCTTCCTGAGGTCTCTATCT
This region of Mauremys mutica isolate MM-2020 ecotype Southern chromosome 10, ASM2049712v1, whole genome shotgun sequence genomic DNA includes:
- the ATIC gene encoding bifunctional purine biosynthesis protein ATIC, coding for MATGQQLALFSVSDKTGLVEFAKCLNSLGLGLVASGGTANCLRDAGLNVRDVSDLTGFPEMLGGRVKTLHPAVHAGILARNIPEDGADMDKQGFSLVRVVVCNLYPFVKTVSSPNVTVQEAVENIDIGGVALLRAAAKNHARVTIVCDPADYTSVAEEMKASSSQDTSLETRCQLALKAFTHTAQYDGAISDYFRKEYSKGVAQLPLRYGMNPHQTPAQLYTLRPKLPLTVLNGSPGFINLCDALNAWQLVKELKQALDIPAAASFKHVSPAGAAVGLPLTVEEAQACMVHDLHATLTPLATAYARARGADRMSSFGDFIALSDICDVPTAKIISREVSDGIVAPGYEEEALKILSRKKNGSYCILQMELDYEPDENEIRTLFGLHLTQKRNNGVIDRSLFKNIVSKNKNLPESAIQNLTVATIAVKYTQSNSVCYAKNGQVIGIGAGQQSRIHCTRLAGDKANHWWLRHHPQVLAMKFKAGVKRAEISNAIDQYVTGTIGEGDDLVKWKALFEEVPAQLSEAEKKEWIGQLDAVSLSSDAFFPFRDNVDRAKRSGVQFIAAPSGSAADQVVIEACNELGITLIHTNLRLFHH